A stretch of Candidatus Sphingomonas phytovorans DNA encodes these proteins:
- the hpnJ gene encoding hopanoid biosynthesis associated radical SAM protein HpnJ produces MMRTLFLQAPSFDGYDGGAGARYQMKREVKSFWYPTWLAQPAAMVEGSKLIDAPAHDQSWDDIKHEFDDRDLVILHTSTPSFGQDIRTAALIKERNPKILIGFVGAKVAVEPDKSLAATPHVDFVAREEYDFTILEISQGAPLATVDGITWRAPDGAFVRNKDRAVIEDMDVLPMVSPVYKRDLTINKYFGGYLLHPYVSFYTGRGCKSRCTFCLWPQTISGHNYRFRSVPKVIEEVQYILENIPETKEIFFDDDTLTDNHDRVEELAIALGKLGFGKKGFPVSWSCNAKANVPRKTLEVLKANGLRLLLVGYESGNQQILHNIKKGLRTDVARQFTKDCHQLGVVIHGTFILGLPGETEETIEETINYAKEIDPHTIQVSLAAPYPGTFLYKQATENGWFDNSNDLLTDGGNQIAQLSYPHLPASVIFDKVEEFYKRFYFRPSKIWSIVSEMLRDWNMMKRRLREGVEFFDFLRRRKEAA; encoded by the coding sequence ATGATGCGTACCTTGTTTCTGCAGGCCCCTTCGTTCGACGGTTACGACGGCGGCGCCGGCGCGCGCTATCAGATGAAGCGCGAGGTGAAGTCCTTCTGGTACCCCACCTGGCTCGCCCAGCCGGCGGCGATGGTCGAGGGTTCGAAGCTGATCGACGCGCCCGCGCATGACCAGAGCTGGGACGATATCAAGCACGAGTTCGACGATCGCGACCTCGTCATCCTCCACACCTCGACGCCAAGCTTCGGCCAAGACATCCGTACCGCCGCGCTGATCAAGGAGCGCAACCCGAAGATCCTGATCGGCTTCGTCGGCGCGAAAGTCGCGGTCGAGCCCGACAAGAGCCTTGCCGCGACGCCGCACGTCGATTTCGTCGCGCGCGAGGAATATGATTTCACGATCCTCGAGATTTCCCAGGGCGCACCGCTTGCGACCGTCGACGGCATCACTTGGCGCGCACCCGACGGCGCGTTCGTGCGCAACAAGGATCGCGCGGTCATCGAGGACATGGACGTCCTCCCGATGGTCTCGCCGGTCTACAAGCGCGACCTGACCATCAACAAATATTTCGGCGGCTACCTCCTCCATCCCTATGTCAGCTTCTACACCGGTCGCGGCTGCAAGAGCCGCTGCACCTTCTGCCTGTGGCCGCAGACGATCAGCGGCCATAATTACCGCTTCCGCTCGGTCCCCAAGGTGATCGAGGAGGTGCAGTACATCCTGGAGAACATCCCCGAGACCAAGGAGATCTTCTTCGACGACGATACGCTGACCGACAACCACGACCGCGTCGAGGAACTGGCGATCGCGCTCGGCAAGCTCGGTTTCGGCAAGAAGGGCTTTCCCGTGTCGTGGAGCTGCAACGCCAAGGCCAACGTCCCGCGCAAGACGCTTGAGGTGCTGAAGGCCAACGGCCTGCGCCTGCTGCTCGTCGGTTACGAGAGCGGCAACCAGCAGATCCTGCACAACATCAAGAAGGGCCTGCGCACTGACGTGGCGCGGCAGTTCACCAAGGATTGCCACCAGCTCGGCGTGGTCATCCACGGCACCTTCATCCTCGGCCTGCCCGGGGAGACCGAAGAGACGATCGAGGAAACGATCAACTACGCCAAGGAGATCGATCCGCACACCATCCAGGTCTCGCTGGCGGCGCCCTATCCCGGTACCTTCCTGTACAAGCAGGCGACCGAGAATGGCTGGTTCGACAACAGCAACGATCTGTTGACCGACGGCGGCAACCAGATCGCGCAGCTCAGCTATCCGCATCTGCCCGCAAGCGTGATCTTCGACAAGGTCGAGGAATTCTACAAACGCTTCTATTTCCGTCCGTCCAAGATCTGGTCGATCGTGTCGGAGATGCTGCGCGACTGGAACATGATGAAGCGCCGCCTGCGCGAGGGTGTGGAATTTTTCGACTTCTTGCGCCGGCGCAAGGAAGCGGCGTGA
- a CDS encoding lysylphosphatidylglycerol synthase domain-containing protein, whose product MLLATLAGLAAAVWAFGSIGLGSVLAVAGRIGIDGFLIFCAFSIGTFFILGGAWLAAAPGEPLDRIGLFAWARAVREAVSDLLPFSQIGGIVVGTRTLTSAGIPASRVYASFVVDMTTEMGAQLVFTLFGLAMMVTLLAGGGEAAALRPLILGGTGVMIAGMVMFFFAQRPALGLAGRVAQHFLPGSVVAMTGITDALRETYSRRRRVALAFALNLLGWIASGIGGWIVLLMMGADISIWSALSIESLIFTLRSVAFAVPGAIGVQEAAYALAAPLFGLPPETALALSLAKRARDLAIGLPTLILWQVGEMRAVVLASRRG is encoded by the coding sequence ATGCTGCTCGCGACACTGGCTGGGTTGGCTGCCGCGGTCTGGGCCTTTGGCTCGATCGGGCTCGGCAGCGTGCTGGCGGTCGCGGGACGGATCGGGATCGACGGATTCCTGATCTTCTGCGCCTTTTCGATCGGTACCTTCTTCATTCTCGGCGGCGCCTGGCTGGCGGCGGCGCCCGGGGAGCCGCTCGACCGGATCGGCCTGTTCGCCTGGGCGCGGGCGGTGCGGGAGGCGGTATCGGATCTGCTGCCCTTTTCACAGATCGGTGGCATCGTCGTCGGTACGCGGACTTTGACGTCCGCCGGTATCCCGGCATCCCGGGTCTACGCGTCGTTCGTGGTCGACATGACGACTGAAATGGGCGCCCAGCTCGTCTTCACCCTGTTCGGTCTTGCCATGATGGTCACCCTGCTCGCCGGTGGTGGCGAAGCGGCGGCGCTTCGTCCGCTCATCCTGGGGGGCACCGGGGTGATGATCGCGGGGATGGTGATGTTCTTCTTCGCGCAGCGCCCCGCGCTCGGCCTGGCGGGGCGGGTCGCCCAGCATTTCCTGCCCGGGTCGGTCGTCGCCATGACCGGGATCACCGACGCGTTGCGGGAGACCTATTCGCGCCGCAGGCGCGTCGCGCTTGCCTTCGCGCTCAATTTGCTGGGGTGGATCGCCAGTGGAATCGGCGGTTGGATCGTGCTGCTGATGATGGGGGCGGATATCTCGATCTGGTCGGCGCTTTCGATCGAGAGCCTGATCTTCACGCTGAGGAGCGTTGCGTTCGCCGTGCCGGGCGCGATCGGGGTTCAGGAGGCTGCCTATGCGCTCGCTGCCCCGCTGTTCGGCCTGCCGCCGGAAACGGCGCTTGCGCTGTCCCTGGCCAAGCGTGCCCGCGACCTGGCGATCGGTTTGCCGACGTTGATCCTCTGGCAGGTCGGCGAGATGCGAGCGGTCGTGCTTGCGTCCCGAAGGGGGTAG
- a CDS encoding ferritin-like domain-containing protein → MNIANGFRHFAQPEPVPAGPIRLGSAAHRALFCQTMLDTHDPYRPALIDWPKLDPETRDKIVSLPIWDIAVATEGRAGMNVKTFGEGIADPLLKAAVDMNGFEESRHKIVLADMVQAYGIELAPEAEYKRPRDPEFAFMRTGYSECIDSFFGFGLFKLAKDSGFFPEELVDTFEPVMREEGRHILFFVNWVAWWRRNMPWWRRPLFEAKVLIVWMFLIGERISMAKGMGDDNTKAQENNFTLNGSKELGVEVTFPELARICLAENDRRLAPYDDRLIRPRFVPAMMRLALRFAGGRKGGIA, encoded by the coding sequence ATGAATATCGCCAACGGCTTCCGCCACTTCGCCCAGCCCGAGCCAGTCCCCGCCGGCCCGATCCGCCTTGGGAGCGCCGCGCACCGGGCGCTGTTCTGCCAGACCATGCTCGACACGCATGATCCCTATCGCCCCGCGCTGATCGACTGGCCAAAGCTCGATCCCGAGACACGCGACAAGATCGTCTCGCTGCCGATCTGGGACATCGCCGTCGCCACCGAGGGCCGGGCCGGCATGAACGTGAAGACCTTTGGTGAAGGGATCGCCGACCCGCTGCTCAAGGCGGCGGTCGACATGAACGGGTTCGAGGAGAGCAGGCACAAGATCGTGCTTGCCGACATGGTCCAGGCGTACGGCATCGAGCTCGCGCCCGAGGCAGAATATAAGCGCCCGCGCGACCCGGAATTCGCTTTCATGCGCACCGGCTATTCGGAATGCATCGACAGCTTTTTCGGTTTCGGCCTGTTCAAGCTGGCCAAGGATTCCGGTTTCTTTCCGGAAGAGCTGGTCGACACCTTCGAGCCGGTGATGCGCGAGGAGGGGCGGCACATCCTGTTCTTCGTCAACTGGGTCGCCTGGTGGCGCCGCAACATGCCCTGGTGGCGCCGACCGCTGTTCGAGGCAAAGGTGCTGATCGTCTGGATGTTCCTGATCGGCGAGCGGATCAGCATGGCCAAGGGCATGGGTGACGACAATACCAAGGCGCAGGAGAACAACTTTACCCTCAACGGCTCGAAGGAGCTGGGGGTCGAGGTGACTTTTCCGGAGCTCGCCCGGATTTGCCTTGCCGAGAATGACCGGCGTCTGGCACCTTATGACGATCGACTGATCCGGCCGCGTTTCGTGCCGGCGATGATGCGTCTCGCGCTGCGTTTCGCGGGTGGACGCAAGGGAGGCATCGCCTGA
- the hpnK gene encoding hopanoid biosynthesis-associated protein HpnK: protein MKRLVVTSDDFGAAIAVNEAVEQAHCNGILTAASLMVSGAAAADAVARARTMPKLGVGLHVVLVEGRPTLPPGQVSELVDATGHFRTDMVRAGITIFANPTARRQLLAEVEAQFAAFAATGLRLDHVNAHKHFHLHPTIASAILKTGKRYGMKSVRAPIEPRDVLEKIEPGAGGVDIARLWALLVRRRMRAAGMCVPDQVFGLAWSGAMDAARVRGLIEHLPDGLTEIYTHPATDDHYPTHAPGYAYRDELAALTDPLAREAVVRERIMLGGFTDFA, encoded by the coding sequence GTGAAGCGCCTCGTCGTGACCTCCGACGATTTCGGTGCTGCCATCGCGGTCAACGAAGCCGTGGAGCAGGCCCATTGTAACGGCATCCTGACTGCCGCCAGCCTGATGGTCTCGGGCGCTGCCGCCGCAGACGCGGTTGCGCGGGCGAGGACGATGCCGAAGCTCGGTGTCGGCCTGCATGTCGTTCTCGTGGAGGGCAGGCCCACGCTCCCGCCCGGGCAGGTGTCGGAACTGGTCGACGCGACCGGACATTTCCGCACCGACATGGTTCGCGCTGGCATTACCATCTTCGCTAATCCGACCGCGCGCCGGCAGCTTCTCGCTGAGGTGGAGGCGCAGTTCGCTGCGTTCGCCGCGACCGGCCTGAGGCTTGATCACGTCAACGCGCACAAGCATTTCCACCTGCACCCGACCATTGCCTCCGCGATCCTGAAGACTGGCAAGCGCTACGGCATGAAATCGGTCCGCGCCCCGATCGAGCCGCGCGACGTCCTCGAGAAGATCGAACCCGGCGCTGGCGGCGTCGATATTGCCAGGCTCTGGGCACTGCTCGTCCGGCGTCGCATGCGCGCTGCTGGAATGTGCGTGCCCGATCAGGTGTTCGGCCTCGCCTGGTCCGGGGCGATGGATGCGGCGCGGGTTCGTGGGCTGATCGAGCATCTTCCGGACGGCCTGACGGAAATCTACACGCACCCGGCCACTGACGATCACTATCCGACGCACGCACCGGGCTACGCATACCGGGACGAACTGGCGGCGTTGACCGACCCTCTTGCACGCGAGGCCGTGGTGCGCGAGAGGATCATGCTGGGGGGCTTCACCGACTTCGCTTGA
- the hpnI gene encoding bacteriohopanetetrol glucosamine biosynthesis glycosyltransferase HpnI: protein MIAFVILGWALLGLGIIGTFYMIAATIVFRRFMASRTASSPRAEAVTLLKPLHGAEPRLLENLASFLVQDHAGPVQLLCGVQAHDDPAIAVVEALRTRYPHIAVDLVIDPANHGANRKISNLINMMGKVRHPILVLSDSDMVAEPDYLSRVLAALDVAGVGAVTCLYRGRGDAGFWSRLGAAGLSYQFLPGAVFGVAMGLARPCMGSTIAMRRETLDRIGGFERFADVLADDYAIGEAVHALGQKVAVPPMLVTHASAERSFAELWRHELRWGATVRGVVPGAYVGSVVGMPFPLALLGAALVPAHPVGLAIALSALFARIAIARFVDRAAGVTTAPWWLLPMRDCLTVAIFVASFFVASVDWRGQRLKMEDDGRVSADPEISA, encoded by the coding sequence ATGATCGCGTTCGTGATCCTCGGTTGGGCTTTGCTGGGCCTCGGCATCATCGGCACTTTCTACATGATCGCCGCCACGATCGTGTTCCGGCGTTTCATGGCGTCGCGAACCGCATCATCGCCTCGCGCCGAAGCGGTGACCCTGCTCAAGCCACTCCACGGCGCCGAACCACGCCTGCTCGAAAACCTGGCGAGCTTCCTCGTGCAGGATCATGCCGGTCCGGTCCAGCTCCTCTGCGGCGTGCAGGCACATGACGACCCGGCCATCGCCGTGGTCGAGGCTCTGCGCACCCGATATCCGCATATCGCGGTAGATTTGGTGATCGACCCTGCGAATCATGGCGCGAATCGCAAGATTTCCAATCTCATCAACATGATGGGCAAGGTCCGACATCCGATCCTGGTGCTGAGCGATAGCGATATGGTCGCTGAGCCGGACTATCTCTCCCGGGTCCTGGCCGCGCTCGACGTGGCGGGTGTCGGCGCCGTGACCTGCCTGTATCGCGGGCGCGGCGATGCGGGCTTCTGGTCGCGGCTCGGCGCCGCGGGGCTCAGCTACCAGTTCCTGCCCGGGGCCGTGTTCGGCGTCGCGATGGGGTTGGCCCGGCCGTGCATGGGCTCGACCATCGCGATGCGGCGCGAAACGCTCGATCGGATTGGTGGTTTCGAACGCTTCGCCGACGTGCTGGCCGATGACTATGCGATCGGCGAGGCGGTTCATGCGCTCGGGCAGAAGGTCGCGGTACCGCCGATGCTCGTCACCCATGCTTCGGCCGAGCGAAGCTTTGCCGAGCTGTGGCGGCACGAACTGCGGTGGGGCGCGACGGTGCGTGGTGTGGTGCCGGGCGCTTATGTCGGATCGGTGGTCGGCATGCCCTTCCCGCTCGCCTTGCTGGGGGCAGCCTTGGTCCCGGCCCATCCGGTCGGGCTTGCCATTGCCCTGTCGGCGCTGTTTGCCCGCATCGCGATCGCCCGTTTCGTCGACCGCGCGGCTGGTGTAACGACGGCGCCATGGTGGCTTCTACCGATGCGCGATTGCCTCACCGTCGCTATATTCGTCGCAAGCTTCTTCGTCGCGTCGGTTGATTGGCGCGGACAACGGCTTAAAATGGAAGATGACGGCCGCGTTTCGGCCGATCCGGAGATTTCCGCATGA
- the pobA gene encoding 4-hydroxybenzoate 3-monooxygenase has product MKTRVAIIGAGPAGLLLGHLLRAEGIDCVILERQTRDHVESRIRAGVLETMTTGLMRRLDVDERMNAEGLIEAGFNLADGERLIRVDITRLTGKHVMVYGQTELTRDLIAAAPGRGLEIVFEAKDVGLYDVDSDTPFVTWSKDGVAQRLDADFIAGCDGFHGPSRKAFPASVAREFEREYPFGWLGILADVPPCHHELIYSNSQRGFALASMRSATRSRYYVQVPLTDTVEDWPEERLWDELALRFDPISSRGVTRGPALEVSIAPLRSYVFEPMRHGRLFLAGDSAHIVPPTGAKGLNLAASDVAYLSDALIAHYRRNDEAGLKGYQAKALARIWKAERFSWYLTKLMHRFPEDGPFEHRMQIAELDYVASSEAMQTAIAENYVGLPL; this is encoded by the coding sequence GTGAAGACCCGGGTCGCGATCATCGGCGCTGGTCCGGCCGGCCTGTTGCTCGGCCATCTGCTCCGCGCCGAAGGGATCGACTGCGTCATCCTCGAACGCCAGACGCGCGACCATGTCGAAAGCCGCATCCGCGCCGGCGTCCTCGAAACCATGACGACAGGCCTGATGCGCCGCCTCGACGTGGACGAGCGGATGAACGCCGAGGGGCTGATCGAGGCGGGCTTCAACCTCGCCGATGGCGAGCGGCTGATCCGAGTCGATATCACCCGCCTCACTGGCAAGCATGTCATGGTTTACGGCCAGACCGAGCTGACCCGCGACCTCATCGCCGCCGCGCCGGGGCGCGGACTGGAGATCGTCTTCGAGGCGAAAGACGTCGGGCTGTACGACGTCGATAGCGACACCCCTTTCGTTACCTGGTCGAAAGACGGCGTGGCCCAGCGCCTCGACGCCGACTTCATCGCCGGCTGCGACGGTTTCCACGGCCCCTCGCGCAAGGCTTTCCCCGCGTCGGTCGCCCGCGAATTCGAGCGCGAATATCCGTTCGGCTGGCTCGGCATCCTGGCCGATGTGCCGCCCTGTCATCACGAGCTGATCTATTCGAACAGCCAACGCGGCTTCGCGCTCGCCTCGATGCGTTCGGCGACGCGCAGCCGCTATTATGTCCAGGTACCGCTGACCGACACGGTCGAGGACTGGCCCGAGGAGCGACTGTGGGACGAACTCGCGCTGCGCTTCGACCCGATCTCAAGCCGGGGCGTCACACGCGGGCCGGCGCTTGAAGTCTCGATCGCCCCCTTACGCTCCTATGTGTTCGAGCCGATGCGCCATGGCCGCCTCTTCCTCGCGGGGGATTCAGCGCACATCGTGCCGCCGACCGGCGCCAAGGGCCTGAATCTCGCCGCCTCCGATGTCGCCTATCTCTCCGACGCGCTGATCGCCCATTATCGGCGCAATGATGAAGCCGGGCTGAAGGGCTATCAGGCGAAGGCGCTCGCCCGCATCTGGAAGGCCGAGCGGTTCAGCTGGTATCTGACCAAGCTGATGCACCGTTTCCCGGAAGATGGCCCGTTCGAACACCGCATGCAGATCGCGGAGCTGGACTATGTCGCCTCGTCCGAGGCAATGCAGACCGCGATCGCCGAAAATTATGTGGGACTGCCGCTGTAA
- a CDS encoding aldo/keto reductase: MTLPIRRIGPFSVSAIGLGAMGLSHAYDIAPSAEDGARLLNRALDLGVTLIDTAALYGAGRNEELIAGAIMHRKAEFTLASKCVLEVIDGKRVLDGSPEAITRSVECSLARLRTDHIDLVYLHRPDRTVPIEDSVGALARLKEAGKIGAIGLSEMSAETIRRAQAVHPIAAVQTEYSPIVRNPEVAVLETCRDLGIAFVAFSPVARGLLAGAINNDRYATGDIRSYMPRFVEPNLSHNLQAVAAFDALAAEIGLTPAQLALAWVLARGEHVVAIPGTRDPAHLEEDVKATSVTLSGETIARIDAIFAPGTIRGARYAAPLQAQVSTELLPGEELA; this comes from the coding sequence ATGACCCTGCCCATCCGCCGGATCGGCCCCTTCTCCGTCTCCGCCATCGGCCTCGGCGCGATGGGCCTGAGCCATGCCTATGACATCGCGCCCTCGGCGGAAGACGGCGCGCGCCTGCTGAACCGCGCGCTCGATCTGGGCGTCACCCTGATCGATACCGCCGCGCTTTATGGTGCCGGGCGTAACGAGGAACTGATCGCCGGCGCGATCATGCACCGCAAGGCCGAATTCACCCTGGCGAGCAAATGCGTGCTCGAGGTGATCGACGGCAAACGCGTGCTCGACGGCTCGCCCGAAGCAATCACCCGGTCGGTCGAATGCTCGCTTGCCCGGCTGCGCACTGACCATATCGACCTGGTCTATCTGCACCGCCCCGACAGGACCGTGCCGATCGAGGACTCAGTCGGTGCGCTCGCCCGCCTGAAAGAGGCGGGCAAGATCGGCGCGATCGGCCTGTCGGAAATGAGCGCCGAAACCATCCGTCGCGCCCAGGCGGTCCATCCGATCGCGGCGGTCCAGACCGAATATTCCCCGATCGTGCGCAATCCCGAAGTGGCGGTGCTCGAAACCTGTCGCGATCTCGGCATTGCCTTCGTCGCCTTTTCGCCAGTCGCCCGCGGCCTGCTCGCCGGCGCGATCAACAACGACCGCTACGCGACGGGCGACATCCGCAGCTATATGCCGCGCTTCGTCGAACCCAATCTCTCGCACAATCTCCAGGCGGTCGCAGCGTTCGACGCGCTCGCCGCCGAGATCGGGCTGACCCCGGCCCAGCTTGCCCTTGCCTGGGTCCTGGCACGCGGCGAGCATGTCGTCGCGATTCCCGGCACGCGCGATCCAGCGCATCTCGAAGAGGATGTGAAGGCAACATCGGTCACCCTGAGCGGAGAGACGATCGCGCGGATCGATGCGATCTTCGCCCCCGGGACGATCCGGGGCGCGCGATATGCGGCGCCGTTGCAGGCTCAGGTCAGCACCGAACTGCTTCCCGGCGAGGAACTCGCCTGA
- a CDS encoding Gfo/Idh/MocA family oxidoreductase — MKIALAGAGAFGEKHLDGLKLIDGVEVVSLVGRRLEPTRAIADKYGIAHATTNLADSLARDDVDAVILCTPTQMHADQAIQCMNAGKHVQVEIPLADSLADAEAVLAKQRETGLTCMVGHTRRFNPSHQFIHNRIEAGDFAVQQMDVQTYFFRRKNMNAKGEARSWTDHLLWHHAAHTVDLFAWQAGPIVKANAIEGPIHPELGIAMDMSIQLKAESGAICTLSLSFNNDGPLGTFFRYIGDTATYIARYDDLFTGREEAIDVSKVAVSMNGIELQDREFVAAIREGREPNSSVAQVLPCYRVLDSLERQLQA; from the coding sequence ATGAAGATCGCCCTGGCCGGTGCCGGCGCATTCGGTGAAAAACACCTCGACGGCCTCAAGCTGATCGACGGCGTCGAGGTCGTATCCCTTGTCGGCCGTCGTCTGGAACCCACCCGGGCGATTGCCGACAAATACGGCATCGCCCACGCCACGACCAATCTCGCCGACAGCCTCGCGCGCGACGATGTCGATGCGGTGATCCTCTGTACCCCGACTCAGATGCACGCCGACCAGGCGATCCAGTGCATGAACGCCGGCAAGCACGTCCAGGTCGAGATCCCGCTGGCCGACAGCCTGGCCGATGCCGAGGCGGTGCTGGCGAAGCAGCGGGAGACCGGCCTGACCTGCATGGTCGGCCACACGCGCCGCTTCAACCCGAGCCACCAGTTCATCCATAACCGGATCGAGGCGGGCGACTTCGCCGTCCAGCAGATGGACGTGCAGACCTATTTCTTCCGCCGCAAGAACATGAACGCCAAGGGCGAGGCGCGGAGTTGGACCGACCATCTGCTCTGGCACCACGCCGCGCATACCGTCGATCTGTTCGCCTGGCAGGCCGGGCCGATCGTCAAGGCCAACGCCATCGAAGGGCCGATCCATCCCGAACTCGGCATCGCGATGGACATGTCGATTCAGCTGAAGGCGGAAAGCGGCGCGATCTGCACCCTCTCGCTCAGCTTCAACAATGACGGGCCGCTCGGCACCTTCTTCCGCTATATCGGCGACACCGCCACCTATATCGCCCGCTACGACGATCTGTTCACCGGCAGGGAAGAGGCGATCGACGTCTCGAAGGTCGCTGTCTCGATGAACGGCATCGAGTTGCAGGACCGCGAATTCGTCGCCGCGATCCGCGAAGGCCGCGAGCCCAACAGCTCGGTCGCGCAGGTGCTGCCCTGCTATCGCGTGCTCGACTCGCTCGAGCGGCAACTCCAGGCGTGA